The Microcystis aeruginosa NIES-843 sequence GGCACAACTACAATTAAGATGACGTAAAATCGGATTTTCTTCGCCGGTTGTCTTGCCGATAATCATGTCACCTAAGTTCTCGGTGTTGAAACTAGGATGAAAGGACTCTGGGGCAGCTTGTACGGAGTTAGTGGTAACTAATAGGGCTAATAAACTAGCGGAAGCAGTGGCAAGAATAAAGACTTTTTGATTCATAAGTTTGCGGGAATTATTAGCAATGAATACCACTGATTATAGCACCCTCCTTGCCGATGAGGAGATATTCTAATCATAAGAGTCAGAGAGGGCTAACCGTCAAATTAGCCAGATTGCGAATTTCTACTTTTTGTTCTTGGGCGGCAATTTCTCCGGCTTTTTGTAACAACTTGAGGGCACTTTCCTTAATTCCGCTTTCCCTAAAAGGGCGGGTAATACTAAATCCTGTTTAAAAGGTATTATTAGGAGAATGGGAAGCGGGAAGCGGGGAGAAACAATCCAGATCTTGCGGATTTTTGCTTAACTCATCCCGATAGTTTCTGAATATCGGGAGCGGATTTTGTCGGTGAATCAGCACGAAATTGGGCGTAACCACCCGCTAAAAAAACGGTTTTACCCACGCCGCGTTGACCGATACCGAGTAAATTAAAAGGGGGGGGTTGTTGTGGGTGATAATATTTTCATGAGCAAATTACAGCGTTTCTCAGATACATGAGGTTGGTTCTTGCATCTGAAATACTTGATTATCGACGATTGGTCTGTGCTTCACCTTTACGAGAAAGGCTGTAATAGAGTAATCTAATTAGCTAATCGATCAATTTTTGGCAAGCACCTCCCAATTTAATGACAAAAAAGACAGCTTATCATCTTAATACACCCATAATTATACCCACGATCGCCTGTTTAGCCATTCTGTTAATTCTCGTGATAGCAGAAATTAGCGTGGCCCAGACGGCAACTAGCGACAATAGCGAGGCTTTATACCGAGAATTAAGGGTGAAAATCGATACTTTATGGGTAATTTTCACCGCTTGCCTTGTCTTTTTTATGAATGCCGGCTTTGCCATGCTAGAGTCTGGTTTTTGCCGCTCGAAAAATACCGTTAATATCTTAACCAAAAACTTAATTGTTTTTGCCTTGACAACGATCGCTTTTTGGTCTTTTGGTTTCGGCTTAATGTTTAGTCAAGGTAACGGTTTTGTCGGTCTTAGCGGTTTTTTTGTGCTAGGAGCCGATAATAGCCCCAATACTGGTCTCAACTATCTTGGCATCTTTCCCTCCCTTTCTTGGGCGGGCATACCTCTACAGGCTAAATTTTTCTTTCAATTAGTCTTTGCCGGCACTGCGGCCACGATTGTTTCGGGGGCAGTGGCCGAAAGAATCAAATTTCTGGCTTTTTTCCTGTTTAGTCTGCTATTAGTGGCTTTTATCTACCCGATCACCGGTCACTGGATTTGGGGAGGAGGTTGGTTAGCGCGGCTCAATTTTTGGGATTTTGCCGGTTCTACGGTAGTACACACGGTCGGTGGTTGGGCCTCTCTCGTCGGGGCAGTGTTATTGGGGCCGCGTCTGGGCAAATATCAAGGCAGTAATTCCATGGCACTACCCGGTCACAATCTCACCCTCTCTACCCTCGGCTGTTTTATCCTCTGGTTAGGTTGGTTTGGTTTTAACCCCGGTTCCACCCTGGCGATGGAACCCGAGGCTATTTCCCGCATCCTCCTCAACACTAATATGTCGGCGGCCACCGGCGGCATCGCCGCAACCCTAACCGCTTGGCGCTATTTCGGTAAACCAGACCTCTCGGTGATTATCAATGGCATTCTCGGTGGTTTGGTGGCCATTACCGCTGCCTGTCCCTATGTACAGATCGGTTGGGCGGCAATTATCGGCATGATCAGCGGTATTTTAGTGGTTTTGAGCGTCGATTTCTTCGATCGCCTCCAGATTGACGATCCGGTTGGGGCGCTATCGGTACATCTAGTCTGTGGTTTGTGGGGAACTTTTGCGGTAGCTTTATTTGCCGCCGGTATCGAGGCTAATTTTTATACCCAGGGACCGGTGAGGGGATTACTGTTGGGGGGAGGATTACCGGCAATTAAACAGGTATTCGTGCAACTTTTGGGCTGTGCGGCAGTTAGTCTTTATACTGTAATTGTCAGTTGGTCAGCATGGAAGGCGATCGATTTTTTCGTCGGTTTAAGGGTATCGACGGAAGCAGAATTGAGAGGACTGGATCTGAGCGAACACGGTTTACAAGCTTACAGTGGTTTTCTGTTTAAATCCGACCTTGCCCATAAGGTCTCGGCTATTATTCCCAAAAGAACCATTATTCCTCCCAAAGATCGGGGAGCGGATAAGTAGTCTGGCAAAATTAATTTCCTAGTCGAGACTCCAATTCAGTGATCAGTGATCAGATGTGAGTTTTCACTGTTGCCCCTTGCCTTCAGAAGCTGACTACTGACTCCTAACCAACCACGACAATTTTTGATTTTGACCGGAGTCCCCTTATCGACCTAAAAGATTGGCAATATCAGCACATCCCCCCGGAATGGTTGCGCGGGACTTTTCCCCACACCAACGACAACAATAGTGACGTTGTTCCTCGCTCATATTTTTCACCCCGGTAAAATTGACATTTTCTACCACTGCTCCCGTGTGTTCTCCAGTGTCATAATTGGGGGGAACGCTGCGACTGCGGGGGGTAGCATTTTCTAGGGAACCATAAAATAAACGCATCCCTTTCATATCTGCCCCTCTTAAATTAGCTTCGTAGAGAATTGTCCGCGATACATTTGCTTTCACCAAATCGCTATAACTTAAATCGGCCCGCACCATATTCGCTTCGCTTAAATCCGTCCAGCGCAAATCCTGCCCAGAAATGTCGGACCCCGCTAACATTACCCCCAATTGTACTACTCTTGTACCGAACTCTCGATCCTCCGCATAACCCCCTTCCCCGTCTAGAATCGGTCTGCCTAGATAACGATCGCGTTTAATCGGTGATAATAGCCGCGATTGACTCAAAAAACGCAGTATTTTCGCTTTTCCAGAGGCATCGACACTGCTGAGGATGGAAGCGGTGCGACCTTCTGCGATCGCTCTTTCCTGGGGCCAATCTTCTAAAAATCCCTCCTCATCCAAGGCTAGATCGGAAATCCCTTGAAAATAGGAATCGATCGTCTGTTGTTGGGTAATGCGATTTTGTTGTATGGTTAAATCCTTAGAAATAACGTACTGTTCCCAGGCCACATAGACAGCTAACACGGCGATCATAATCTGTCCCAAAGCCCCCACCCACTCGGCCCAGGAACCAAACTCATCGTATTTAAAACTCTCTAACCATCGCAATATGCGCTCGTAAACTCCTAAATATTTCCCTAATGCTGCCAGAGCAGCTATAAAAACTATAAAGGCAAAAACCGTCTGACGTTCAGAGGGGGTGAGATAATGGGCGATCCACTGGCGAATAGAGGGCAAAATCACCTGTAAAGATATTAATATCGCTACTATCGCCCCAGAAAAGCCTAACCAGTCCCAGCTAAAGACCAGGCCGATGGTCATCACCATCAGGGGGGCCAGTAGTAACCCCGCGTTACCCGGTCGAAGATCTTTTAATAGTAGGATGCGCTGACGCACGGGATTACGCGAAGATAAAGAGGAGACGTATTCAGAAGCATCGGGGGGCGATAAACTGGTTTTACCGTTATTTTCGGGGTTATCGTCCCTATTTTCCGCGGCGAGTTTTTCTGGGTCTTTGCGATCGCTCATCGAAAATTTGGGTCTGAAACCCCGTCGTTCTACGACGGCTTTACTGTTAAATATTAGCACATTTACGAAATATATGCTAAAACGTGAGGTATGGAAAAAGCCTATTCGTTTCGATTTTACCCAACACCCGAACAAGAGTCGCTATTGCGGCGCACTTTGGGCTGTGTAAGATTAGTTTACAACAAAGCTCTCCACGAACGAACACAAGCTTGGTACGAAAAGCAAGAAAGAGTAGGATATGCTGAAACTTCTTCAATGCTAACCGAGTGGAAAAAACAAGAAGAATTAGACTTTCTCAACGAGGTAAGCTGTGTACCTTTACAACAAGGGTTAAGACATTTACAAACAGCTTTCACTAATTTCTTTGCTGGTCGTACTAAGTATCCTAACTTTAAGAAAAAACATCAGGGAGGAAGTGCCGAATTTACCAAGTCTGCTTTTAAATTTAAAGACAAACAAATCTATTTAGCCAAATGCACAGAACCTTTACCTATTCGATGGTCAAGACAAATTCCAGAAAGCTGTGAACCAAGCACAGTAACAGTCAGATTACATCCTTCTGGACGTTGGCATATTTCAATTAGATTTGATGACCCAACAATTAAGCCATTACCCCCAACCGATAAAGCCATCGGAATTGACTTAGGAATTAGTAGCCTAGTAATTACCAGCGACGGCGATAAAGTATCTAATCCTAAGCATTTTAAGAAACATTATCAGAGGTTGCGAAAGGCCCAAAAAAATCTTTCTAGAAAACAGAAAGACTCAAAGAATCGAGAAAAGGCAAAAATCAAAGTAGCCAAAATTCACGCTCAAATCACCGATAGCAGAAAAGACCATTTACATAAGCTAACCACTCAATTAGTTCGTGAAAACAAAACGATTGTGGTTGAGAATTTAGCCGTTAAGAATATGGTCAAAAACCCGAAATTATCTCAGGCAATATCTGATGTAAGCTGGGGAGAAATAACCCGACAATTAGCCTATAAATGCCGTTGGTATGGGAGAAACTACATCGAAATAGATAGATGGTTTCCTAGCTCTAAAAGGTGTAGTAATTGCGGGTATATTGCTGAGAAAATGCCGTTAAATGTTCGAGAATGGGACTGTCCAGACTGTGGGACACACCATGACCGAGATATTAACGCCAGTAAAAATATTTTGGCCGCAGGGCTTGCGGTGTCAGTCTGTAGAGCGACTATAAGACCAGAACAGAGTAAATCTGTTAAGGCAGGTGCGAAAAATCCTTCGGGACAGAAGCAGAAACCTAAATCGTGAGGTTTGGGAATCACCGTCCGTTTACGGCGGTGAGGATGTCAAGTTAATCCTTGTCAAGAGAAAATAATTCCACACCGAAAACTGAGGCGAAAACTCTCGATAAATCTTGCTGTACTTGCATAAGACTAATATTAGGCAGAAACTGCCGTAAACTGCCCACGGGTTTATTAGCAATCCCACAGGGAATAATCTCGGCAAAACCGCTTAAATCTGGACAAACATTGATGGCAAAACCATGATAGGTAATCCAATGACTAACTTTAATACCGATCGCCGCTATTTTATACCCTTCTACCCATACCCCCGTCAGGCCCGCGATTCTTTCCCCCGACAATCCATAAATAGCGATAGTTTGCAGGATGACTTCTTCTAATTGTCGCAAATACCAGTGTAAATCCTGCCGATAATAGCGCAAATTGAGGATCGGATAGCCCACTAACTGCCCCGGACAGTGATAGGTGACTTCGCCTCCTCGCTCGATTCGGTACACTTCTTTGTCGGTTTTGTCAAGATTAAATTTAATAAACTTAATATCTGAACCAGTACCGAGGGTGTAAACGGGGGGATGTTCCAGCAGCAGCAGCACATCGGGTAAGTCAGGATTAGCAATTCTCGCCTCCACCAGCGATCGCTGGTGCGACCAAGCGAGAGAATAGGGAGTAATTGCCTGAATTTTTAGCCCACAGAGACGAGGCATTTTTTGAGCATTCATCGAGAGATGTGATTGTTCAAATTATTTAAGAAATGTGGAAGATCACCAAGGAAAATTAAAAGAAGGGAAGAATAGATGTTGGGGAGAATAATAAGCACTAATCTAAAGTTATCTCATCTATCATCTCTTGGGATCAGTATCCTCCAGTTTATCCTCATCGGCGCAAAAAAAGCACCAAAACAAGTTCAATCCTTGATTGAGCAAACCCACCAACAGGTTGTTGACCCTAACAATCAAAGAAATGTTATCGAGTTAATCGAGAAGATTATTATCTACAAATTTACTCACCATGGCACTGCTCTAAGATGGAGACAATCAATTATGCTAGGTGTTCACGCATTAAAACAACTCTATGAGATTGATGACTCTCAATGGCTAGGAGAAACCATTAGCCTACTCAGAAATCATTAATTTCAACAGCTAGACTTAGAACATTTAATCGAGGAATTAGAGGATTTGGGCAAAGAAAAGAAAAATGCTGTAGCCAGTCTTTTAGAACAGGTTATCCGCCATTTATTATTCCTGCAATACTGGAGCAAGGAAGCAGAATATAAGACAATTTATTGGCAGGAATAAATCGATAACTTCCGTACTCAATAAAATCAGGCTAGTATGTTTTCTGACTGCTATTTTTCAATTTTATTGGTGAGAGTTCCGACCACATCAATA is a genomic window containing:
- the lipB gene encoding lipoyl(octanoyl) transferase LipB, with the protein product MNAQKMPRLCGLKIQAITPYSLAWSHQRSLVEARIANPDLPDVLLLLEHPPVYTLGTGSDIKFIKFNLDKTDKEVYRIERGGEVTYHCPGQLVGYPILNLRYYRQDLHWYLRQLEEVILQTIAIYGLSGERIAGLTGVWVEGYKIAAIGIKVSHWITYHGFAINVCPDLSGFAEIIPCGIANKPVGSLRQFLPNISLMQVQQDLSRVFASVFGVELFSLDKD
- a CDS encoding RNA-guided endonuclease InsQ/TnpB family protein, whose product is MEKAYSFRFYPTPEQESLLRRTLGCVRLVYNKALHERTQAWYEKQERVGYAETSSMLTEWKKQEELDFLNEVSCVPLQQGLRHLQTAFTNFFAGRTKYPNFKKKHQGGSAEFTKSAFKFKDKQIYLAKCTEPLPIRWSRQIPESCEPSTVTVRLHPSGRWHISIRFDDPTIKPLPPTDKAIGIDLGISSLVITSDGDKVSNPKHFKKHYQRLRKAQKNLSRKQKDSKNREKAKIKVAKIHAQITDSRKDHLHKLTTQLVRENKTIVVENLAVKNMVKNPKLSQAISDVSWGEITRQLAYKCRWYGRNYIEIDRWFPSSKRCSNCGYIAEKMPLNVREWDCPDCGTHHDRDINASKNILAAGLAVSVCRATIRPEQSKSVKAGAKNPSGQKQKPKS
- a CDS encoding pentapeptide repeat-containing protein, with the protein product MSDRKDPEKLAAENRDDNPENNGKTSLSPPDASEYVSSLSSRNPVRQRILLLKDLRPGNAGLLLAPLMVMTIGLVFSWDWLGFSGAIVAILISLQVILPSIRQWIAHYLTPSERQTVFAFIVFIAALAALGKYLGVYERILRWLESFKYDEFGSWAEWVGALGQIMIAVLAVYVAWEQYVISKDLTIQQNRITQQQTIDSYFQGISDLALDEEGFLEDWPQERAIAEGRTASILSSVDASGKAKILRFLSQSRLLSPIKRDRYLGRPILDGEGGYAEDREFGTRVVQLGVMLAGSDISGQDLRWTDLSEANMVRADLSYSDLVKANVSRTILYEANLRGADMKGMRLFYGSLENATPRSRSVPPNYDTGEHTGAVVENVNFTGVKNMSEEQRHYCCRWCGEKSRATIPGGCADIANLLGR
- a CDS encoding ammonium transporter → MTKKTAYHLNTPIIIPTIACLAILLILVIAEISVAQTATSDNSEALYRELRVKIDTLWVIFTACLVFFMNAGFAMLESGFCRSKNTVNILTKNLIVFALTTIAFWSFGFGLMFSQGNGFVGLSGFFVLGADNSPNTGLNYLGIFPSLSWAGIPLQAKFFFQLVFAGTAATIVSGAVAERIKFLAFFLFSLLLVAFIYPITGHWIWGGGWLARLNFWDFAGSTVVHTVGGWASLVGAVLLGPRLGKYQGSNSMALPGHNLTLSTLGCFILWLGWFGFNPGSTLAMEPEAISRILLNTNMSAATGGIAATLTAWRYFGKPDLSVIINGILGGLVAITAACPYVQIGWAAIIGMISGILVVLSVDFFDRLQIDDPVGALSVHLVCGLWGTFAVALFAAGIEANFYTQGPVRGLLLGGGLPAIKQVFVQLLGCAAVSLYTVIVSWSAWKAIDFFVGLRVSTEAELRGLDLSEHGLQAYSGFLFKSDLAHKVSAIIPKRTIIPPKDRGADK